The Thermomicrobiales bacterium genome has a segment encoding these proteins:
- a CDS encoding polymer-forming cytoskeletal protein, translating to MVFRKDRAGDSFQRQISALRQQLGSGEFDEVEEEIIVDTPGGVEAAYVSARNYEAPSQYERERYAYQQPVTEIVETVPTNDPPIPSLPAVDGQTTVLSPNASWKGEIVAEGSMHILGTFEGNIRVRDDLFILDDANVDATIAAGTVTVSGKYSGALNCSTRLEVLPTGRVRGEIYAPALVVHHGAIINGNVRMTQSSSAEQPIPAAVHRRSHRGTA from the coding sequence ATGGTTTTTCGCAAGGACCGAGCGGGAGATTCCTTCCAGCGGCAGATCAGCGCGCTCCGGCAGCAATTGGGCAGCGGCGAGTTCGATGAGGTCGAGGAGGAGATCATTGTCGACACGCCCGGCGGTGTGGAGGCTGCCTACGTTTCGGCGCGGAACTATGAGGCTCCGTCGCAGTACGAGCGAGAGCGCTACGCCTATCAGCAACCCGTCACCGAGATCGTGGAAACCGTTCCGACGAACGATCCCCCTATTCCTTCTCTGCCTGCTGTCGATGGCCAGACGACCGTGTTGAGCCCGAATGCTTCCTGGAAGGGCGAGATCGTTGCCGAGGGCTCTATGCACATTCTCGGCACGTTCGAGGGCAACATCCGCGTGCGAGACGATCTCTTCATCCTCGATGACGCAAACGTCGACGCCACGATCGCAGCCGGAACCGTGACGGTTTCGGGCAAATACAGCGGCGCCCTGAACTGCAGCACACGTCTCGAGGTGCTTCCGACTGGGCGCGTTCGTGGAGAGATCTACGCGCCTGCGCTGGTCGTGCACCATGGCGCAATCATCAACGGAAATGTCCGCATGACCCAATCCAGTAGCGCCGAACAGCCGATCCCCGCGGCGGTCCACCGGCGCAGCCATCGCGGCACAGCCTAG